From a single Amphiprion ocellaris isolate individual 3 ecotype Okinawa chromosome 18, ASM2253959v1, whole genome shotgun sequence genomic region:
- the hid1b gene encoding protein HID1b: MGNSDTKLHFRKAVIQLTTRTQPVEASDDVFWDQFWAESSTAMQDVFALVPAAEIRAVREESPSNLATLCYKAVERLVQGADSGCPSEKERQIVVNCTRLLTRILPYIFEDADWRGFFWSTVPGAGRTKRLDEDADDDEARPLAESLLLAIADLLFCPDFTIQSHKKSSPDSAEDIRSIDSCEYIWEAGVGFAQSPPLNYVHDLNRTELLKLLLTCFSEAMYLPPSSDSKTLNPWVSFFCSTENRHALPLFTSLINVVCAYDPVGFGFPYNHLLFSDSREQLVEQSIQILIATLEHEASSASSAALQALDEATASPADEEPEPTGPDNLFVNYLSRIHREEDLSFILKGLARLLNNPLIQTYLPRSTKKIQFHQELLILFWKFCDFNKKFLFFVLKSSDVLDILVPILFYLNDARADQSRVGLMHIGVFILLLLSGERNFGVRLNKPFTHRVPMDIPVFTGTHADLLVVIFHKIITSGHQRLQPLFDCLLTIIVNISPYLKSLSMVAANKLLHLLEAFSTPWFLFSAPQNHHLVFFLLEVYNNIIQYQFDGNFNLVYAIIRKRNVFHQLANLPSDTASIQKALQKKKKSGISRTNSTEKGSMEGSTPAVPAEPGTLKASLEATPGIDKITEKSQVSVDGTMVAVPHSDPPQTPSDRNIGAAASDTESNSERDQEVDHTESEAARSRLSSVSSTAAFSANPDWVLSWKTRLPLQTIMRLLQVLVPQVEKICIDKGLTDESEILNFLQHGTLVGLLPVPHPILIRKYQANAGTAMWFRTYMWGIIYLRNVDPPIWYDTDIRLFEIQRI; the protein is encoded by the exons GCAGTGGAGCGTCTGGTCCAAGGCGCCGACTCCGGCTGTCCGTCAGAAAAAGAGCGTCAGATCGTGGTGAACTGCACTCGACTCCTCACCAGGATTCTTCCATACATCTTCGAGGACGCCGACTGGAGAGGATTCTTCTGGTCCACCGTCCCTGGAGCTGGAAGGACAAAG CGTTTGGATGAAGATGCAGATGACGATGAAGCCCGACCGCTGGCTGAATCCCTGCTGCTGGCCATCGCTGACCTGCTCTTCTGTCCAGATTTCACCATCCAGAGCCACAAGAAGAGCAGCCCG GATTCAGCCGAGGACATTCGATCCATCGACAGCTGTGAATACATCTGGGAGGCCGGAGTCGGATTCGCTCAGTCTCCTCCGCTGAACTACGTCCACGACCTGAACAG gacggagctgctgaagctgctgctcacCTGTTTCTCTGAAGCCATGTACCTGCCTCCTTCCTCTGACAGTAAAACCCTCAATCCCTGGGTCTCCTTCTTCTGCTCCACCGAGAACAG ACATGCTCTGCCTCTCTTCACCTCCCTGATAAACGTGGTCTGTGCCTACGATCCGGTCGGCTTCGGGTTCCCCTACAACCACCTGCTGTTCTCCGACTCCCGCGAGCAGCTGGTGGAACAATCCATCCAGATCCTTATCGCCACCCTGGAGCACGAGGCCTCGTCGGCCTCCAGCGCCGCCCTGCAGGCCCTGGACGAAGCTACAGCTTCCCCCGCTGATGAGGAGCCGGAG CCAACTGGACCTGATAATCTTTTTGTGAATTATCTCTCCAGGATCCACAGGGAAGag GACCTCAGCTTCATCCTCAAAGGTCTTGCTCGGCTGCTCAACAACCCTCTGATCCAGACCTACCTGCCTCGATCCACCAAGAAGATCCAGTTTCACCAGGAGCTGCTGATCCTCTTCTGGAAGTTCTGCGACTTCAACAAG aaGTTCCTGTTCTTTGTGCTGAAGAGCAGCGATGTTCTGGACATTCTGGTTCCCATCCTGTTCTACCTGAACGATGCCAGAGCAGATCAGT CTCGTGTCGGCCTCATGCACATCGGTgtcttcatcctgctgctgctcagcgGAGAAAGAAACTTCGGAGTCCGTCTGAACAAACCGTTCACCCACCGAGTGCCCATGGACATCCCAGTTTTCACAGGAACCCACGCCGACCTGCTCGTCGTG ATCTTCCACAAAATCATCACCAGTGGACACCAGCGTCTGCAGCCTCTGTTCGACTGTCTGCTCACCATCATAGTGAACA TTTCTCCGTACCTGAAGAGTCTGTCCATGGTGGCGGCCAACAAGCTGCTGCACCTCCTGGAGGCCTTTTCTACGCCCTGGTTCCTCTTCTCGGCCCCCCAGAACCACCACCTGGTCTTCTTCCTGCTGGAGGTCTACAACAACATCATCCAGTACCAGTTCGATG GAAACTTTAATCTGGTTTACGCCATTATCCGGAAGAGAAACGTCTTCCATCAGCTGGCCAACCTGCCGTCGGACACGGCGTCCATTCAGAAAgctctgcagaagaagaagaagtctggGATCTCCAGGACTAACTCCACAGAGAAAGGATCCATGGAGGGTTCTACGCCTGCTGTACCTGCAGAACCCGGCACCCTTAAAGCCAGTTTAGAGGCAACTCCAG GAATCGATAAGATCACAGAGAAGTCTCAGGTGAGTGTTGATGGTACGATGGTCGCTGTTCCTCATTCAGATCCTCCTCAGACGCCTTCAGACAGAAACATCGGAGCTGCAGCCAGCGACACTGAGTCCAACTCAGAGAGAGACCAGGAG GTCGACCACACAGAGTCGGAGGCAGCGAGGAGTCGACTGTCCAGCGTCTCATCGACGGCAGCCTTCAGCGCTAATCCAGACTGG GTGTTGTCATGGAAAACCAGACTTCCTCTGCAGACCATCATGAGgctgctgcaggttctggttcctcagGTGGAGAAGATCTGCATCGACAA ggGTTTGACAGACGAGTCAGAAATCCTGAACTTCCTGCAGCACGGTACGCTGGTCGGCCTCCTGCCGGTTCCTCATCCCATCCTGATCAGGAAGTACCAGGCCAACGCCGGCACCGCCATGTGGTTCCGCACATACATGTGGGGAATCATCTATCTGCG AAACGTGGATCCTCCGATCTGGTACGACACCGACATCAGGCTGTTTGAGATCCAGAGGATTTAG